A region from the Actinoplanes sp. OR16 genome encodes:
- a CDS encoding glycoside hydrolase N-terminal domain-containing protein — translation MKIDVNPSFVLDDATEDWEHALITGNGRQGALCYGTPAALRFTLAHEGLFQPITEPLPAPPTATILPRLRELIATSRFAEAAQAVCDVAAAAHAGYEETRWIDPLIPAGTLTFTPAAAGGGYVRGTDFTTGVVRQSWDDVVCDAFVSRVDDVLAVRIRGAGGTVRVGLADGEPERPIDASVVELGDDLVLTGSFPSVEWSGLRGWTLAVRVTRTTEEILILARVSPGLRSAEEALAALPSGRGFDELLAAHAAVHGDLFGRCTLDLGGDPVERLFDAGRYAIISSSGDRPPTLQGVWSGSYSPPWRSGWTVDGNLQAAMLSVHSTGTPSLMTPVFSLISALMEDFRANASDLYDISGFVVPAHLGNHGRQNHFGPVWCLTFWTAGAAWLGRLYVDHWQYTGDAAFLSAVALPYLRSAAAFYLDFVRMIDGRASFNPSYSPENHPSSTGAQACLDATMDRQVVADLLRSLLALDATHPDAPRWRTLLDALPPYRVNEAGELAEWLDPALADNHEHRHCSHFYPFWYAGDPDVDADPALAAAAARAVRSRLHWWLGSASDEMGYGLALVGVAAAHLGLAAESHEALTRLASAYWRPNLVPTHNRDHMFNVDVAGALPALIVAMLLQSEDVTADGPARIRLLPALPPAWRAGSIRGLWARGQIILDISWDAMSLTAILKSRINRRVHLTFPDGTQTTRTLTAATPVSLTHPR, via the coding sequence GTGAAGATCGATGTCAATCCGTCCTTCGTGCTCGACGATGCGACCGAGGACTGGGAGCACGCGCTGATCACCGGCAACGGCCGGCAGGGCGCTCTCTGCTACGGCACACCCGCCGCGCTGCGCTTCACGCTCGCCCACGAGGGCCTCTTCCAGCCGATCACCGAGCCGCTCCCGGCGCCGCCGACCGCCACGATCCTGCCCCGGCTGCGCGAGCTGATCGCCACCTCACGCTTCGCGGAGGCGGCCCAGGCCGTCTGCGACGTCGCTGCCGCGGCCCATGCGGGGTACGAGGAAACGCGCTGGATCGACCCACTGATCCCGGCCGGAACCCTGACGTTCACACCGGCGGCAGCGGGCGGCGGTTACGTGCGCGGCACCGACTTCACCACGGGCGTGGTGCGGCAGTCCTGGGACGACGTGGTCTGCGACGCCTTCGTCTCCCGGGTCGACGACGTGCTGGCCGTCCGGATCCGCGGCGCCGGCGGGACGGTCCGGGTCGGGCTCGCCGACGGGGAGCCGGAACGGCCGATCGACGCGTCGGTCGTGGAGCTCGGCGACGATCTGGTGCTGACCGGGTCCTTCCCGTCGGTGGAGTGGTCCGGCTTGCGGGGTTGGACGCTTGCCGTGCGGGTCACCCGTACGACCGAAGAGATCTTGATCCTCGCTCGGGTCTCGCCGGGACTGAGATCCGCCGAGGAGGCGCTGGCCGCACTGCCCTCCGGACGCGGCTTCGACGAACTGCTGGCGGCACACGCGGCGGTGCACGGCGATCTCTTCGGGCGGTGCACGCTCGATCTCGGCGGTGATCCGGTGGAGCGGCTGTTCGACGCCGGCCGGTACGCGATCATCAGCAGCTCGGGAGATCGGCCGCCGACGCTGCAGGGGGTGTGGAGCGGGTCGTATTCGCCGCCGTGGCGCAGTGGGTGGACGGTCGACGGGAATCTGCAGGCGGCGATGCTGTCGGTGCACTCCACGGGTACGCCGTCGTTGATGACGCCGGTGTTCTCGCTGATCTCGGCGTTGATGGAGGATTTCCGGGCCAACGCTTCCGATCTATACGATATTTCCGGATTTGTTGTGCCGGCCCACCTCGGCAACCATGGAAGGCAGAACCACTTCGGACCGGTGTGGTGCCTGACGTTCTGGACTGCCGGGGCGGCCTGGCTCGGGCGGCTCTACGTGGATCACTGGCAGTACACGGGAGACGCCGCCTTCCTGTCCGCGGTGGCATTGCCCTATCTGCGCTCGGCTGCGGCGTTCTACCTGGATTTCGTGCGCATGATCGATGGCCGGGCGTCGTTCAACCCGTCCTATTCGCCGGAGAATCACCCGTCGAGCACCGGCGCCCAGGCCTGCCTCGACGCCACCATGGACCGCCAGGTGGTCGCCGACCTGCTGCGTTCCCTGCTGGCCCTCGACGCCACCCACCCGGACGCTCCACGCTGGCGGACCCTGCTCGACGCGCTCCCGCCCTACCGCGTCAACGAAGCCGGTGAGCTCGCCGAATGGCTCGATCCGGCCCTCGCCGACAACCACGAGCACCGGCATTGCAGTCATTTCTACCCTTTCTGGTACGCCGGCGATCCCGACGTCGACGCCGACCCGGCACTGGCCGCCGCCGCGGCGCGAGCCGTGCGGTCCCGCTTGCACTGGTGGCTGGGTTCCGCTTCGGACGAGATGGGGTACGGCCTGGCGCTCGTGGGGGTGGCCGCCGCCCATCTGGGCCTGGCCGCCGAGTCGCATGAAGCCCTGACCCGCCTGGCATCGGCGTACTGGCGTCCCAACCTCGTACCCACCCACAACCGCGACCACATGTTCAACGTGGACGTGGCCGGCGCCCTCCCAGCCCTGATCGTCGCCATGCTCTTGCAAAGCGAGGACGTGACTGCCGACGGCCCGGCCAGGATCCGTTTGTTGCCGGCGCTCCCACCCGCATGGCGAGCAGGCAGCATCCGAGGGTTGTGGGCAAGAGGCCAGATAATTCTGGATATCTCGTGGGATGCGATGTCATTGACGGCAATCCTGAAATCCCGGATAAACCGTCGGGTGCACCTGACTTTCCCCGACGGCACCCAGACAACCCGCACCCTGACAGCGGCAACCCCAGTGTCGCTGACCCACCCCCGCTGA
- a CDS encoding FAD-binding protein, giving the protein MRERITNWAGNVVFSTETVHRPKSITEVQETVAAAGALRVLGSGHSFNRLADTDGALISLADLPRVIEIAEDRKTVRVDGGLRYGDLAAPLTEAGLALHNLASLPHISVAGAVATATHGSGVRNGNLATAVAGLEIVRADGELVTLTRDDADLAGAVVGLGALGVVTALTLDVSPAAELRQYVYENLPASADLGAVLADGYSVSLFTRWSGRDIDQVWLKRHDPMPAGDFHGATPADGPRHPVPGMPAENCTEQGGVPGPWHARLPHFRMEFTPSSGEELQSEWHVPLSAARDAISAVGDLRSRVAAVLQVCELRTIAADDLWLSPNYRRDSLALHFTWIADTSAVLPVVADLERALAPFAARPHWGKIFTTPAADLRAAYPHFSDFAALVRRFDPTAKFTNDWLSSLL; this is encoded by the coding sequence ATGCGGGAACGAATCACCAACTGGGCCGGCAACGTCGTCTTCAGCACCGAGACCGTGCACCGACCGAAATCGATCACTGAAGTCCAGGAGACCGTCGCGGCGGCCGGCGCGCTGCGGGTGCTCGGCAGCGGCCACTCCTTCAACCGGCTCGCCGACACCGACGGCGCCCTGATCTCGCTCGCCGACCTGCCCCGCGTCATCGAGATCGCCGAGGACCGGAAGACCGTCCGCGTCGACGGCGGCCTCCGCTACGGCGACCTCGCCGCTCCGCTCACCGAGGCCGGCCTGGCCCTGCACAACCTGGCTTCCCTGCCGCACATCTCGGTGGCCGGCGCGGTCGCCACCGCCACGCACGGTTCCGGGGTGCGCAACGGCAACCTGGCGACGGCCGTCGCCGGCCTCGAGATCGTCCGCGCCGACGGCGAACTGGTCACCCTCACCCGCGACGACGCCGACCTGGCCGGCGCCGTGGTCGGGCTCGGCGCGCTCGGCGTCGTGACCGCGCTGACCCTCGACGTATCCCCGGCCGCCGAGCTGCGTCAGTACGTCTACGAGAACCTCCCCGCCTCGGCCGACCTCGGCGCGGTCCTCGCCGACGGCTACAGCGTGAGCCTCTTCACCCGCTGGAGCGGCCGCGACATCGACCAGGTCTGGCTCAAACGGCACGACCCGATGCCGGCCGGCGACTTCCACGGCGCCACACCCGCCGACGGCCCGCGCCACCCGGTGCCCGGTATGCCCGCGGAGAACTGCACCGAACAGGGCGGTGTGCCCGGACCCTGGCATGCCCGGCTGCCGCACTTCCGGATGGAGTTCACGCCCAGCAGCGGCGAGGAACTCCAGTCCGAATGGCACGTGCCACTCTCCGCCGCCCGCGACGCGATCTCCGCGGTGGGCGATCTCCGTTCGCGCGTCGCGGCCGTCCTCCAGGTCTGCGAGCTCCGTACGATCGCCGCCGACGACCTGTGGCTGAGCCCCAACTACCGGCGCGACAGCCTGGCCCTGCACTTCACCTGGATCGCCGACACCTCAGCGGTCCTCCCGGTCGTGGCCGACCTGGAGAGGGCACTCGCCCCGTTCGCCGCCCGCCCGCACTGGGGCAAGATCTTCACCACTCCCGCAGCCGATCTGAGAGCCGCCTACCCGCACTTCTCCGACTTCGCGGCCCTCGTGCGCCGCTTCGACCCCACAGCCAAGTTCACCAACGATTGGCTGTCCTCCCTCCTCTAA
- a CDS encoding PadR family transcriptional regulator yields MPLDASRNSLVLPILGLLADRPAHAYDLAGRLRERCGHLPVTRSTVATLLKSMARAGLVSAREPGRVGNRPPRTVYETTEAGVAGFHRKVEDGLRDSPAASMDFVLAVGYAGVLPAEDAATILEQRAARLATTAEVPGRGPLEAGYWQGLVSAEIAWISALAGRIRAGEDVWDENPGPVPSTANA; encoded by the coding sequence ATGCCTCTCGATGCGTCCCGGAACAGCCTGGTTCTGCCCATCCTGGGTCTGCTGGCCGATCGGCCGGCGCACGCGTACGACCTGGCCGGCCGTCTGCGGGAACGGTGCGGCCATCTGCCGGTCACCCGGAGCACGGTCGCGACCCTGCTCAAGTCGATGGCGCGGGCCGGTCTGGTGTCGGCTCGCGAGCCCGGCCGAGTGGGCAACCGGCCGCCGCGCACCGTCTACGAGACCACCGAGGCGGGCGTGGCCGGATTCCACCGCAAGGTCGAGGACGGCCTGCGTGACTCCCCGGCGGCGTCGATGGACTTCGTGCTGGCCGTGGGGTACGCCGGGGTGCTGCCCGCCGAGGACGCCGCCACGATCCTGGAGCAGCGGGCCGCGCGGCTGGCGACGACCGCCGAGGTGCCGGGACGCGGCCCCCTGGAGGCCGGCTACTGGCAGGGTCTGGTGAGCGCCGAGATCGCGTGGATCAGCGCTCTGGCCGGGAGGATCCGCGCAGGCGAGGACGTCTGGGACGAGAACCCGGGGCCGGTGCCGAGCACGGCAAACGCCTGA
- a CDS encoding response regulator: MASIVVAEDDSDIAELLATVLSNAGHSVRTAQTGPDALTVIAEAHPDLIILDHHMPGMSGLDVAERLRAEGPTAATPVIMLSAAAPAAARGLVDVTISKPVRPKHLLEAAMELLASRESGAGHAAADAANHLVDVGRLLAVSDYLTRPAHAEALDTFAADLARLTGAPMAAISLVLNDSVVVAGSFGLPKWVQEAGGVPVEWSPDTIVVAEDVPVLISDSTTSDDEFADTPLFSITGIRSYASVPLNSSEGHVVGTLCVMDDKPGTCTEDTVQILHSQRAAAVSLLSRAG; this comes from the coding sequence ATGGCGTCGATCGTGGTCGCGGAGGACGACAGCGACATCGCCGAACTGCTCGCCACCGTGCTGAGCAACGCGGGGCACTCGGTGCGTACGGCGCAGACCGGGCCGGACGCGCTGACGGTGATCGCCGAGGCGCACCCCGACCTGATCATTCTCGACCATCACATGCCGGGGATGAGTGGTCTCGACGTGGCCGAGCGGCTCCGCGCCGAGGGTCCCACCGCCGCCACTCCGGTGATCATGTTGTCGGCTGCCGCGCCCGCGGCGGCTCGCGGTCTGGTCGATGTGACGATCTCCAAGCCGGTACGCCCGAAGCACCTCCTCGAAGCCGCGATGGAACTTCTGGCCTCCCGGGAGTCCGGCGCCGGGCACGCGGCCGCCGACGCCGCGAACCATCTGGTCGACGTCGGACGGCTCCTCGCGGTCTCCGACTATCTGACCCGGCCGGCCCATGCGGAAGCGCTCGACACGTTCGCCGCGGACCTGGCCCGGCTGACCGGCGCGCCGATGGCGGCCATCTCGCTGGTTCTGAACGACAGCGTGGTGGTGGCCGGGTCCTTCGGGCTGCCGAAGTGGGTGCAGGAGGCCGGCGGTGTGCCGGTCGAATGGTCACCGGACACCATCGTCGTGGCCGAGGACGTGCCGGTGCTGATCAGTGACAGCACCACGTCGGACGACGAGTTCGCTGATACGCCGCTCTTCTCGATCACCGGTATCCGGTCATATGCCAGTGTGCCGCTGAATTCCAGCGAAGGGCACGTGGTCGGCACGTTGTGCGTGATGGATGACAAACCGGGCACCTGCACCGAGGACACCGTCCAGATTCTGCATTCGCAGCGGGCGGCAGCGGTGAGCTTGTTGTCGCGCGCCGGGTGA
- a CDS encoding MHYT domain-containing protein, with protein sequence MSYILSVLGSLLGLTAAVRLRQSKTSGERAWWLTLAAVAIGATAIWSMHFVAMMGFSVTGTPIRYDIGLTIASAIIALVAVGIGLAIALLGTAAPRTRILIGGVLAGLGVGAMHYTGMAAMRLRGEIHYAGREVALSIVIAVVAATVALWLTLNVSKPIVIFGAALVMGIAVNGMHFTGMAAMSVFSEESFGSVEGATASGLLVPVGAAVVFAILGMVYALAAAPSEEDREAAAYLAARLEQRPVPSSGPQPGQLWGQQPQQGQGYGQSQGYGQSQGQSYGQSQGQGFGQGQGQQGQGGQAGRSTLGGGTWTYRDRDRAQ encoded by the coding sequence GTGAGTTACATCCTGTCGGTACTCGGCTCGCTTCTGGGCCTGACCGCCGCGGTGCGGCTCCGCCAATCGAAGACCAGCGGCGAGCGGGCGTGGTGGCTCACCCTCGCGGCCGTTGCCATCGGCGCCACGGCGATCTGGAGCATGCACTTCGTCGCCATGATGGGCTTCAGCGTCACCGGGACCCCGATCCGTTACGACATCGGTCTCACCATCGCCAGCGCGATCATCGCGCTCGTCGCCGTCGGCATCGGTCTCGCCATCGCGCTGCTGGGCACGGCCGCCCCACGTACCCGGATCCTGATCGGTGGTGTGCTCGCCGGCCTCGGCGTCGGCGCGATGCACTACACCGGCATGGCCGCGATGCGCCTGCGCGGCGAGATCCACTACGCGGGCCGCGAGGTGGCGCTCTCGATCGTGATCGCCGTCGTGGCCGCGACGGTGGCCCTCTGGCTGACCCTCAACGTCAGCAAGCCGATCGTCATCTTCGGCGCGGCGCTGGTCATGGGCATCGCGGTCAACGGCATGCACTTCACCGGCATGGCCGCCATGTCGGTGTTCTCCGAGGAGTCGTTCGGCTCGGTCGAGGGCGCGACCGCGAGTGGCCTGCTCGTCCCGGTCGGCGCGGCGGTGGTCTTCGCGATCCTCGGCATGGTCTACGCGCTGGCCGCGGCGCCGAGCGAGGAGGACCGCGAGGCCGCGGCGTACCTCGCCGCGCGGCTCGAGCAGCGACCGGTTCCGTCCTCGGGGCCGCAGCCGGGTCAGCTGTGGGGCCAGCAGCCGCAGCAGGGCCAGGGCTACGGGCAGTCTCAGGGCTACGGGCAGTCGCAGGGGCAGAGCTACGGGCAGTCGCAGGGCCAGGGCTTCGGTCAAGGCCAGGGTCAGCAGGGTCAGGGTGGCCAGGCCGGCCGGTCGACGCTCGGCGGTGGCACCTGGACCTACCGGGACCGCGACCGCGCACAGTAG
- a CDS encoding PRC-barrel domain-containing protein — translation MSEHGEDLGAPVSYLVLKEGVPVYDRSGDTVGTVEHVLADEQQDVFHGLLVKTGDGHRFAGGDQVDGLFERGVIVSEPAANLAEPSADAPAGLAENRVTALRKAWDWLIQPK, via the coding sequence ATGAGCGAACACGGCGAAGACCTCGGCGCACCGGTGTCCTACCTGGTCCTGAAGGAGGGCGTGCCGGTCTACGACCGATCCGGGGACACCGTCGGCACGGTCGAGCACGTCCTCGCCGACGAGCAGCAGGACGTCTTCCACGGCCTGCTGGTGAAGACCGGCGACGGCCACCGGTTCGCCGGCGGCGACCAGGTCGACGGCCTCTTCGAGCGCGGCGTGATCGTCAGCGAGCCGGCCGCGAACCTGGCCGAGCCGAGCGCCGACGCGCCGGCCGGCCTCGCCGAGAACCGCGTGACGGCGCTGCGCAAGGCGTGGGACTGGCTGATCCAGCCCAAGTGA
- a CDS encoding magnesium and cobalt transport protein CorA: MRGALGRLLQSITGPHAAPRTPRAQRADPDAVVDCAVYAGGTRRSGPRQIPYAEAARLAGRRGAFVWLGLHEPDRATMTQVAAAFDLHELHVEQAVAGGHRPGVEVLGAVTRLVLRTARYVEHDQLTATSEVVETGDVTVLVGPSFAITVRHGPVGPLWQVRRELEARPDVLRQGPWAVAYAVGSRMVDSYLDVAGHVEHDLERIEEETFASVRSSEFAHIYQLKREMVEFKRAVLPLADPLARLLELRDVPTGLRPYLDDVRGRLARASDRVSGFDELLNSVLQARLAQVSVDQNHDMRKIASWAAIAAVPTVIAGIFGMNFTEMPGLDSPYGFWIAIIAMILIGGGVHRTLKRSGWL; encoded by the coding sequence ATGAGAGGTGCGCTCGGGCGGCTGTTGCAGAGCATCACCGGTCCTCACGCCGCGCCGCGTACGCCGCGTGCGCAGCGTGCCGATCCGGACGCGGTGGTGGACTGCGCGGTCTACGCCGGCGGGACACGGCGGTCCGGGCCGCGGCAGATCCCGTACGCGGAGGCAGCCCGCCTGGCCGGGCGCCGCGGCGCGTTCGTCTGGCTCGGCCTGCACGAGCCGGACCGGGCCACGATGACCCAGGTGGCGGCGGCGTTCGACCTGCACGAGCTGCATGTCGAGCAGGCCGTGGCGGGCGGGCACCGGCCCGGCGTCGAGGTGCTCGGCGCGGTGACCCGGCTGGTGCTGCGGACCGCGCGGTACGTCGAACACGACCAGCTCACCGCCACGTCCGAGGTGGTGGAGACGGGCGACGTCACGGTCCTCGTCGGACCGTCGTTCGCGATCACCGTGCGGCACGGCCCGGTCGGCCCGCTCTGGCAGGTCCGCCGCGAGCTGGAGGCCCGGCCCGACGTGCTCCGGCAGGGCCCGTGGGCGGTGGCGTACGCGGTCGGCAGCCGGATGGTGGACAGCTACCTGGACGTCGCGGGGCACGTCGAGCACGACCTGGAGCGGATCGAGGAGGAGACCTTCGCGAGCGTCCGCTCCTCCGAGTTCGCCCACATCTACCAGCTGAAACGGGAGATGGTGGAATTCAAGCGGGCGGTGCTGCCGCTGGCTGATCCGCTGGCGCGGCTGCTGGAGTTGAGGGACGTTCCCACGGGGCTCCGGCCGTACCTGGACGATGTCCGCGGCCGATTGGCGCGTGCGTCCGACCGGGTGTCCGGATTCGACGAACTGCTCAACTCGGTGCTGCAGGCCCGGCTGGCGCAGGTGTCGGTCGATCAGAACCACGACATGCGCAAGATCGCTTCATGGGCCGCGATCGCGGCGGTGCCCACGGTGATCGCCGGAATCTTCGGGATGAACTTCACCGAGATGCCCGGACTGGATTCGCCTTACGGCTTCTGGATAGCGATCATCGCGATGATCTTGATTGGCGGCGGAGTTCACCGGACGCTGAAAAGATCAGGTTGGCTGTGA
- a CDS encoding ABC transporter permease, producing MLTDTIVVFSRELRPVIRDPFSVIFSMIQPLFFLALFAPLLPGEESLQWFVPGVIVMSCLFGSSMTGSNLLFEMQTGSHERMLVTPLRRPALLIGRALKEIVPMIAQAALIVAVCIPFGFELHLPGALLGLLILAAFCIGLGALSYTLALASKNKEWLFWTVQQTLLFPLLLLAGVLLPIDDGPGWLRALSHFNPMTYVVSAERALFNGDIWSRGTAEGLAAAGFVAALGLVVGVRAMKRSD from the coding sequence ATGCTCACCGACACGATCGTCGTCTTCAGCCGCGAGCTGCGCCCGGTCATCCGCGACCCGTTCTCGGTCATCTTCTCGATGATCCAGCCGCTGTTCTTCCTGGCCCTGTTCGCGCCGCTGCTGCCGGGCGAGGAGTCCCTGCAGTGGTTCGTCCCCGGCGTCATCGTGATGTCCTGCCTCTTCGGCTCCTCGATGACCGGCTCGAACCTGCTCTTCGAGATGCAGACCGGCTCGCACGAGCGGATGCTCGTCACCCCGCTGCGCCGCCCGGCCCTGCTGATCGGCAGGGCACTCAAGGAGATCGTCCCGATGATCGCGCAGGCCGCCCTCATCGTCGCGGTCTGCATCCCGTTCGGCTTCGAGCTGCATCTGCCGGGCGCGCTGCTCGGCCTGCTGATCCTCGCGGCCTTCTGCATCGGACTGGGCGCGCTCTCGTACACGCTGGCGCTCGCCTCGAAGAACAAGGAGTGGCTCTTCTGGACCGTGCAGCAGACACTGCTCTTCCCGTTGCTGCTGCTGGCGGGCGTCCTGTTGCCGATCGACGACGGTCCGGGCTGGTTGCGGGCTCTTTCCCACTTCAATCCCATGACGTACGTCGTGAGCGCCGAGCGGGCACTCTTCAACGGCGACATCTGGTCCCGCGGCACCGCCGAGGGTCTGGCCGCGGCCGGGTTCGTCGCGGCTCTCGGCCTCGTCGTCGGCGTGCGGGCCATGAAGCGGTCGGACTGA
- a CDS encoding ATP-binding cassette domain-containing protein, with protein sequence MMIETRELTKQFKDVRAVDGINLTVARGELVALLGPNGAGKSTTLRMLTTLIPPTSGSAQVAGFDVVRRQRDVRLRIGYIGQGNGAGHSQRGRDELISQGRAYGMPVRAARKRAAELIDSLGLADVADRTVSTLSGGQRRRLDIAMGLIHAPELLFLDEPSTGLDPQNRANLQEHIVRLRAEHGTTIVLTTHYLDEADSMAERVIVIDHGRIIADDSPQQLKAKHVGDRIILGFASEADAAQAARDADAGATHKNGYVSMKAEDGPREAPRILERLTVKPTSIEVTRPTLDDVFLTLTGRSLREDSSRTAELVEA encoded by the coding sequence ATGATGATTGAGACGCGAGAGCTGACGAAGCAGTTCAAGGACGTCCGCGCGGTCGACGGCATCAACCTGACGGTGGCCCGCGGCGAGCTCGTCGCGCTGCTCGGGCCGAACGGCGCCGGCAAGTCCACCACGTTGCGCATGCTGACCACGCTCATTCCGCCGACGTCGGGCAGCGCGCAGGTCGCCGGTTTCGACGTGGTTCGCCGCCAGCGTGACGTGCGGCTGCGGATCGGATACATCGGACAGGGGAACGGCGCCGGGCACAGCCAGCGGGGGCGGGACGAACTGATCAGTCAGGGCCGGGCGTACGGGATGCCGGTCCGCGCCGCCCGCAAGAGGGCCGCCGAGCTGATCGACTCCCTGGGGCTGGCCGACGTCGCCGACCGGACCGTCTCCACCCTCTCCGGTGGTCAGCGCCGCCGCCTGGACATCGCGATGGGCCTGATCCACGCCCCGGAGCTGCTCTTCCTCGACGAGCCGTCGACCGGCCTCGACCCGCAGAACCGGGCGAATCTGCAGGAGCACATCGTGCGGCTGCGGGCCGAGCACGGTACGACGATCGTGCTGACCACGCACTACCTCGACGAGGCCGACTCGATGGCCGAGCGGGTGATCGTCATCGACCACGGGCGGATCATCGCGGACGACTCGCCGCAGCAGCTCAAGGCGAAGCACGTGGGTGACCGGATCATCCTGGGTTTCGCCTCCGAGGCCGACGCCGCGCAAGCCGCCCGCGACGCCGACGCGGGCGCCACCCACAAGAACGGATACGTGTCCATGAAGGCCGAGGACGGCCCTCGCGAAGCTCCGCGGATCTTGGAGAGGTTGACGGTCAAACCCACGTCGATCGAAGTCACCAGGCCGACCCTCGACGACGTCTTCCTCACCCTGACCGGCCGCAGCCTCCGCGAGGACAGCAGCCGCACCGCCGAGCTCGTGGAGGCCTGA
- a CDS encoding YafY family protein, giving the protein MANTSARMLRLLSLLQTHRYWPGSELADRLEVSPRTLRRDVDRLRELGYPVDASRGVAGGYQLQAGAAMPPLLLDDEEAVAIAVGLRSAAAGAVAGFEETSVRALAKVIQLLPPRLRRRIDALQAVTAPGVFGGGPVLDAITLTTIAMACRGEERLRFDYNPRDGEAMRRHVEPHRLVSLGRRWYLVAWDLDRGDWRSFRVDRMAAPALTGARFRPRDLPGGDPVAWLRSRMASIPNRYDVSVLISAPSTQVRAFIGQWGNIEELSETTCRLRMSVDDLGWPTMALGVMGAPFAIESPEELRDHVRATAETLRRAS; this is encoded by the coding sequence ATGGCGAACACGAGTGCCCGGATGCTGCGACTCCTCTCGCTGCTGCAGACCCATCGTTACTGGCCCGGATCGGAGCTGGCCGACCGGCTCGAAGTCAGCCCGCGCACACTGCGCCGCGACGTCGACCGGCTGCGCGAGCTGGGCTATCCGGTGGACGCCTCGCGCGGCGTCGCCGGCGGATATCAACTCCAGGCCGGCGCCGCGATGCCGCCGCTGCTGCTCGACGACGAGGAGGCGGTCGCCATCGCGGTCGGCCTGCGCAGCGCGGCGGCGGGCGCGGTCGCCGGGTTCGAGGAGACGTCGGTGCGCGCCCTCGCCAAGGTGATCCAGCTGCTGCCACCCCGGTTGCGCCGCCGCATCGACGCGCTCCAGGCGGTCACCGCGCCCGGCGTCTTCGGCGGTGGCCCGGTCCTCGACGCGATCACGCTCACCACGATCGCGATGGCCTGCCGGGGCGAGGAGCGGTTGCGTTTCGACTACAACCCGCGCGACGGCGAGGCGATGCGCCGGCACGTCGAGCCGCACCGGCTGGTCTCGCTCGGCCGCCGGTGGTACTTGGTGGCCTGGGATCTCGACCGGGGCGACTGGCGCAGTTTCCGCGTCGACCGGATGGCCGCTCCGGCGCTGACCGGCGCGCGCTTCCGCCCGCGCGATCTGCCGGGCGGAGACCCGGTGGCCTGGTTGCGGTCGCGGATGGCGAGCATCCCCAATCGGTACGACGTATCGGTGCTGATCTCGGCGCCCTCCACCCAGGTCCGCGCCTTCATCGGTCAGTGGGGCAACATCGAGGAGCTCTCCGAGACGACCTGCCGGCTGCGGATGAGCGTGGACGATCTGGGCTGGCCGACCATGGCGCTCGGTGTGATGGGCGCGCCGTTCGCCATCGAGTCGCCGGAGGAGCTGCGCGATCACGTGCGGGCGACGGCCGAGACCCTGCGCCGGGCGTCGTGA
- a CDS encoding NADAR family protein, which produces MTLPLSLADLLTTKSRVKYLYFWGHRPSRGNVGPGCLSQWWPCRFTVDGSSFGSAEHYMMWRKARLFGDEASASKILAAKHPAEAKKLGRGVAGFSEDVWVRERFAIVTDASVAKFGADPALRDYLLGTRNRVLVEASPLDRIWGIGLAADDPRALDPARWRGLNLLGFALMKAREELA; this is translated from the coding sequence ATGACGCTCCCGCTCAGTCTTGCCGATCTGCTGACTACGAAGTCGCGGGTGAAATATCTGTATTTCTGGGGACATCGGCCGTCCCGTGGAAATGTCGGTCCTGGCTGTCTGAGCCAGTGGTGGCCGTGTCGTTTCACGGTTGACGGCTCGAGTTTCGGATCGGCCGAGCACTACATGATGTGGCGCAAGGCGCGGCTCTTCGGCGATGAGGCGAGTGCCTCGAAGATCCTGGCCGCCAAGCATCCGGCGGAGGCGAAGAAGCTGGGCCGGGGCGTGGCCGGCTTCAGCGAGGACGTCTGGGTCCGGGAGCGGTTCGCCATCGTGACCGACGCGAGCGTCGCCAAGTTCGGCGCGGATCCGGCGTTGCGCGACTACCTGCTCGGCACGCGCAACCGCGTGCTCGTCGAGGCCAGTCCGCTCGACCGTATCTGGGGCATCGGGCTTGCCGCCGATGATCCGCGTGCTCTGGATCCGGCTCGGTGGCGGGGCCTCAATCTGCTGGGATTCGCGTTGATGAAGGCGCGGGAGGAGCTCGCCTGA